A portion of the Pomacea canaliculata isolate SZHN2017 linkage group LG13, ASM307304v1, whole genome shotgun sequence genome contains these proteins:
- the LOC112554166 gene encoding uncharacterized protein LOC112554166 isoform X2 translates to MGCGVSSARKDTSFASVGPSSSRSYAGLSFSSNNTYKRSYPTERNRNFPDGDANKGALKKQLKQQMMAAMKKGDLQKLEEALKRCERHAVTPDEDYYKAIRKVEYLRIKQGLREAVRRRHVGTLEKALRLARASPFALQLASAITAADKLHSHLMQLPVHRHSILEMEPATVSEIRSFKSPPLCVVTVMAAVHRLLGYKKREVVFWTQIKTLMAQTYTNSLLYRIKTFDPSTPSLNTLEDASNTLENVTQELSKGSRKRKKGN, encoded by the exons ATGGGATGCGGTGTTTCTTCAGCAAGAAAG GACACGTCCTTCGCAAGCGTTGGGCCGTCCAGCAGCAGGAGTTATGCAGGCTTGAGCTTTAGCAGTAACAATACG TATAAGCGGTCTTACCCCACCGAACGGAACCGCAACTTTCCTGATGGCGACGCCAACAAAGGTGCCTTGAAA AAGCAGCTCAAGCAGCAGATGATGGCCGCCATGAAGAAGGGTGACTTGCAGAAGCTGGAGGAAGCTCTAAAGAGGTGCGAACGCCACGCAGTGACACCCGACGAAGACTACTACAAGGCCATACGGAAAGTGGAATACCTACGCATCAAACAAG GACTGAGGGAGGCTGTGCGCCGGAGGCACGTGGGAACGCTGGAGAAAGCACTGCGACTGGCCCGTGCCTCGCCGTTCGCGCTGCAGCTGGCCTCGGCCATTACAGCTGCCGACAAGCTGCACTCGCATCTGATGCAGCTGCCAGTGCACCGCCACAGCATCCTGGAGATGGAGCCCGCTACAGTGTCGGAGATCAGGAGCTTTAAGTCGCCGCCTTTGTGTGTTGTAACTGTCATGGCCGCCGTGCACAGACTGCTTGGATACAAGAAAAGGGAGGTAGTG TTTTGGACTCAAATTAAGACGTTGATGGCACAGACCTACACCAACAGCCTCCTATACAGAATTAAGACCTTTGACCCCAGCACGCCGAGCTTAAATACGTTGGAAGAC GCCAGCAACACTTTAGAAAACGTGACGCAGGAGCTAAGCAAAGGATCGAGAAAGCGAAAGAAAGGGAACTGA
- the LOC112554166 gene encoding uncharacterized protein LOC112554166 isoform X1 — protein sequence MGCGVSSARKDTSFASVGPSSSRSYAGLSFSSNNTYKRSYPTERNRNFPDGDANKGALKKQLKQQMMAAMKKGDLQKLEEALKRCERHAVTPDEDYYKAIRKVEYLRIKQGLREAVRRRHVGTLEKALRLARASPFALQLASAITAADKLHSHLMQLPVHRHSILEMEPATVSEIRSFKSPPLCVVTVMAAVHRLLGYKKREVVFWTQIKTLMAQTYTNSLLYRIKTFDPSTPSLNTLEDVSTMLKSVSYDEVLMASNGAARFYIWASNTLENVTQELSKGSRKRKKGN from the exons ATGGGATGCGGTGTTTCTTCAGCAAGAAAG GACACGTCCTTCGCAAGCGTTGGGCCGTCCAGCAGCAGGAGTTATGCAGGCTTGAGCTTTAGCAGTAACAATACG TATAAGCGGTCTTACCCCACCGAACGGAACCGCAACTTTCCTGATGGCGACGCCAACAAAGGTGCCTTGAAA AAGCAGCTCAAGCAGCAGATGATGGCCGCCATGAAGAAGGGTGACTTGCAGAAGCTGGAGGAAGCTCTAAAGAGGTGCGAACGCCACGCAGTGACACCCGACGAAGACTACTACAAGGCCATACGGAAAGTGGAATACCTACGCATCAAACAAG GACTGAGGGAGGCTGTGCGCCGGAGGCACGTGGGAACGCTGGAGAAAGCACTGCGACTGGCCCGTGCCTCGCCGTTCGCGCTGCAGCTGGCCTCGGCCATTACAGCTGCCGACAAGCTGCACTCGCATCTGATGCAGCTGCCAGTGCACCGCCACAGCATCCTGGAGATGGAGCCCGCTACAGTGTCGGAGATCAGGAGCTTTAAGTCGCCGCCTTTGTGTGTTGTAACTGTCATGGCCGCCGTGCACAGACTGCTTGGATACAAGAAAAGGGAGGTAGTG TTTTGGACTCAAATTAAGACGTTGATGGCACAGACCTACACCAACAGCCTCCTATACAGAATTAAGACCTTTGACCCCAGCACGCCGAGCTTAAATACGTTGGAAGACGTGAGTACCATGCTGAAGTCGGTCAGCTACGATGAAGTCTTGATGGCCAGCAACGGCGCGGCACGCTTTTATATATgg GCCAGCAACACTTTAGAAAACGTGACGCAGGAGCTAAGCAAAGGATCGAGAAAGCGAAAGAAAGGGAACTGA